The genomic interval GGAAAGTTCCTCTGAAAATTCGCAAGAAGTTCGATGAGGCATCTGTTTATTCCACAACTTTTACACTTGATTTTGATCCGGAAACCAGCTTTGGGAAAAACATAGCCATTATAGAGTATGATTATTCCAAATAGCATAATGGCAGTTTCAAAGCTTGTTTTCTTCACAAACTACAGTCTACTAAAATGGTTAAATCAAAACTCACGGCTACCATATGGCATCCGTCAAAAAAACAAATTGTAACAAATCTATCCGGAGATATTGATCACACGGATTCTTATTAACTTATTAAATGGATAAACTCCTTAGAAAGGAACTTAAGTTTTTTACCCGACAATCAGCCCTTTAAAATTCTGGTAAATCTCCACGGATTTGAGGCTGTTGATCTCGATCTGCATAAGAAGTTCAGGGGTTAATTCCGGAAACTCTGGCCAGGTATGGCTGGAAAACAGGTTATATAAGTTTGTTTGAAGAAGCTGAAAGGATGAGCATTAGTATAACACGTGGAATTACTTGTGTGACTGCAGCCCATGTGGATCATGACAAGTCAAAAATTGAAAAACATGATACAATGTTCGGTAAAATAAATGAGCGTTTTTTTACTGATAGTAAACAAGCAGAAATCTGGCTAGAACAAAAAGAGGTGTAAAGTTTTAATCTTACTCCTGGGATTGCGTTGCCTTACCAACATGGGAACAGATAGTTAAAAATGCAAAAGGAGTGTAATAATTTCAATGAAAGGCCCTCATGAAGCAAAATAATGACATCTCAAACAAATGTTAACATCGTTATTGATTTTTTTTTGTGGCAATGACCTTTCTGGAAATAAGTACTTCTGGCTTTTTTCCTTTCCTATCATTTATATTTTCCTGCTGTTTTATGCTAAACGGGTGCAGAAGTACTATTAAAAACCCTACAACAGGCTGAGGAATTGTTAGACAAGCTTTCCATCTAACACGAACTTCTGCATGAAGCCAAAGTAAAGGCAGTTAAATAATTTGCCACTTTCTTGATACTCTGATTACCAACTCCAGTATGGCCAGTCAGTTATTAACTTAGTGTCCATTTTTTGCAGGAAGACCAATTAACAAGATGTAGAAGAAGAGTACTTACAGTATTGTATTAGCTTAAATCGCACTTATTCCTGTAAATCTCTCATATCTAAGTGTATATCTACAGTATATAGTAAAAAAATTAACAAGTAAGTTTTAAAGCTAACTTTAAAATATTGCTACAAGTAAGTATGTTACTTTCGCTATAGTAATATATTTATTTTTAGTAAATGACTATCTTTTTAGTTACTCATGATATAGCGAATGCGATAAATCAACTCATTGCAAAAGCAGAAAAGAGTATCATTCTGATTTCTTCTTATATCAGTTTTCCTCCTATGCTTTTCCAGCGCGTACAATTTGTTGATAGTCGTGGTATATGGATGGCTATCGTTTTGGAGTTAGTCAAAATTTGCCATTCAAACACTACCCAATAAATATTAGACTAGTTACTTACTCTTATAAAACTTCAATTTAAAAAAATCTAACCTTTAATAAACAATGGAATCTCTTCAGCCCAACGTAAAAAGAAAATTGTTTTTTCTCATTGTAGCCCTTTTAGTAGGAATTTCTACATTGGGTATTTTATCCAATAATAAACCAGTAGGTGCAACTATGGTTAAATCATCTGAAAACATTAAACAATCCCAAGCTGGGCAACATCCCTAAATAAATGTCCTTATAAGGATACATTCTGTGTGGTTAGTGAACCTTCTAGAGAGGAACTGCAAAGATGGATAAGCTACTTACTATCGTATGTAGTCAGATAAAAGGGGACAAATACCTAAGAGAATAAATAGCTTTCATTAACTACCCCTTTGGCTTTACTTTGTACTTTAATAATTAATAAGCTACAGAATTTTCTAATTTGAGTCTATTTAAAAAGTGGGAGCCCTACAGGGCTTAATTTGGCATTCTTTGGAAGTTATATAAATGCCATTTTCTAAAATTGGGGTTGATTCAGGTTAGCACATAATCTGATTTAAAATCTGCCTACCTGCCATCCTTTGCGGTAACTACGATTGAGGTATTGATTAGCTTGGGCATCATTTGGAAATTTCATTTTATCACTATCCCATTCTAAAACTTTGCCCGGTACTCTGAGCGCCACTGTTCCTAACAGAATAGCTTCTGTCATCGGTCCGGATTGGGCAAAGTGTGATTCGGTTTTCTCCCCGCCCAAACAGGCCTCTACAAAGTGATGATAATGATTGCGCTCTGAAAGCTCCGCAAGTTTGTAATCCTTGAATTTATTCTCCGGTAACAGTACCGGCATACCTCCATGTGGGATGAGCAGGGCTCCTTCTGTGCCTATCAGCATGGCAGATTCGGCCGGGTATTCTTTGCCTGAAAAGAGCTCTTGTATCTGTTGGGGCGGGTAAAACGCCCCATCAAACCATTCCAGAGTCAATTCGGTGGCTTCTGTAAGTTCATTCCCTGGAAACACCCAAGTGATATGGTCTCCTTGCGGCCAGGTATCCCCTCTGCGTTCTGGGGAATCCTGCCAGGCTTGCTGCACCTGGGCTACCACTGTTTTAGGTGCTTTCAAGCCAAGGCCTTTCCAGACAGCATCAAATATATGACAGCCAATATCGCCAGACCATCCTGTTCCAAAGTCTTGCCATGCCCGCCACTTGACCGGATGATAAATCTCAGGGCTATAGGGGCGCATGGGAGCTGTGCCAATCCATAGATCCCAGTTCAGATGAGCAGGTGGGGTTTGTCCCCCAGCCGGACGAGGTCCTACCAGCCGATAGTTCTCGATAGCAGCCGGACGGTTGGAGCAAAGATAGGCATGCTTGACTTTCCCTATGGCTCCCCCTTTAATCCATTGAACGGCGGTTCGGTCCCCCTTGCCTGAGGCAATCTGTGTTCCTAGTTGAGTAATCACTCCGGCCTTGACGGCTGCCTGAGTCAGGGCTCGAACTTCAGCCACATCATGACACATAGGCTTTTGGCAATACACGTGCTTTCCCTCTCCAATGGCCCGGTAAGCGATGGCAAAGTGATTATGATCCGGTACAGTTACGTTTACAGAGTCAATTCTTTTTCCTTCTTTTTGAAGCAATTCACGCCAATCCGTATAGGTACGTGCATTAGGAAGAACCTCGGCCGCCTTTTTTAAGTGGGTAGCATCCACATCACAAATGGCTACAATCTCCACATTGGAATGCTGCTTGAATTGTTGTAGGTCGTGCCAACCCATTCCTCCCACGCCGATGCAGGCATGATTGAGTTTTCTGTTTTGTGCGGCAACACTTGCCGTAGAATCAAGAAGCAGAGGAGAGGTAATGGCAGCCGTGGTGAGGGTAGATAAAAATTTCCTGCGGGATAGAGTGTAAGTTTGTGCTTTCATCAAGGGAGTCATATCAGGTGATTAGATCATACTTTGCAGAG from Rhodocytophaga rosea carries:
- a CDS encoding Gfo/Idh/MocA family protein; translated protein: MTPLMKAQTYTLSRRKFLSTLTTAAITSPLLLDSTASVAAQNRKLNHACIGVGGMGWHDLQQFKQHSNVEIVAICDVDATHLKKAAEVLPNARTYTDWRELLQKEGKRIDSVNVTVPDHNHFAIAYRAIGEGKHVYCQKPMCHDVAEVRALTQAAVKAGVITQLGTQIASGKGDRTAVQWIKGGAIGKVKHAYLCSNRPAAIENYRLVGPRPAGGQTPPAHLNWDLWIGTAPMRPYSPEIYHPVKWRAWQDFGTGWSGDIGCHIFDAVWKGLGLKAPKTVVAQVQQAWQDSPERRGDTWPQGDHITWVFPGNELTEATELTLEWFDGAFYPPQQIQELFSGKEYPAESAMLIGTEGALLIPHGGMPVLLPENKFKDYKLAELSERNHYHHFVEACLGGEKTESHFAQSGPMTEAILLGTVALRVPGKVLEWDSDKMKFPNDAQANQYLNRSYRKGWQVGRF